ATGATTCTAGCAGTTAGTGCTACCCTAtgttctctttaaaaaattacatagaaGCAACAAattgaaatataattttatgtGTACTAGGTACTAGGTATTTTATGTGTACTATGGTACTAGGAATACCAATACACTATGTACTATCTTGCTGAAAatccagctgcatttttaaagtaattattcCCCACGTGGAGCATCTCCCAAAGCACGGGGGGCCACGCCCAACACCTATGGGAGACAGCAGATCTGGGTGGAAAAGCGTGAGAAGTAACATCTGGGGCTGGGGGTACTCCGTACACTGAACCGGGCACCTCCCAGCGCTCGGAGCCGTGAGGCGGGAACCGAACGCCCCTCAGCCGCACCCCGGGGGCCGGGCGTGCCTCAGCTCGCCCTGCGCTTCTCCCAGGGAGGAGAAGCTGCTCGGCTGCCACATACATCCTCATTTTCTAGGCTTAAGTCGAAAGTGCTTGAAGCTGCGTGTtttaaaaccacacaaaacacTGTGATGCTGCCTGAGGGTGCCCAGACCCGAAAGGCAGAGATTCCCGGGAGGAGAAAGACAGGACGTGAGGGGTGACACGGAAGGGCGCAAAAGGGAGATAAAAAACACCTAAAAACCCAGGCGGTGATTAGCCGCTTCTtcgctaaaaaaaaaaaaacaacaaaccacttCGTTGCCTTTGCCTCGCTACGTGTGACTCTGCCCGGCCCTCTGCCCTCCTCAGGTTCTCCAGGCTCCCGGCCCTGCCCGCCTCACCGCCGGGGGAGGAGACAGCGGCGGGCGGGAGGGCGGCAGCGGTTTCCCTCAGCCCCGGCAGGCCCAGCCCGGGCCGCGCTGGGCGTCGCATTCGGAAAGCGAGCGGCCCAGAGGGGCTGCGGCCCggggggcagcagctgcaggtgaGAGGGACGGTCGGGGCTCAGCGGCGAGCGAGGAGGGGAGCGGAGCCACCCCGCTCCGCCTGGCCCGGGACAGGGCCTCTCAGCCCTGGTCGCCTCTCGGTCCCAGCGGGAGCGCGGGTGTCTGCAGCGCTGCGCAGCCCCGCGGTAGCCGTGCCCCCCTTACCTCCCTCGGCTTAGGTGGGCACTGCCCCCCAGCCCGCCGCTACGGGGTCTCCCAGCGGTCCCCTCAGCCCAGCGCGGCCTGCGCCCACCCCGCCTCGTTCCCGCAGCGCGGCTCTGTGCGGAGACCCGCGCTATGCCCCAGCGCTACGGATCGGAGGAGAGGCCGAGGTGGCGGCCCGGTCGCTGCCTTTGAGCTACCGTTGCCGGGCACCCGCGGTGAGGGCAACGGCCCCGTTGCGGTGTGGCAGCAACGGCACAAGGGGGATGGGCATGGGGCGCCGGAGCTCGGTTTTGAGTGAGGGGTGAAGGCGGAGGGTGGTGGTGAGGGGGACATAGGGGTCTAGGGGAGCTGCCCGGCTCCGGGAGCGGGTTGTCGGCGGGGTGGTTGAGCTGAGAGTCCCCGCGGAGCTGCTGGCGGGAGCAAGAAGTCAAACACTGCCCTATGAAAATACGATGTAAACAGAGAGGGACCATGTGTGCAGGCTGagaataaaatagtaaaattgaCCCGGTGACTGGTTCCATTTACATGCAGAAACTGCATCTTTTAATCTTCCCCTGGTAAAAGTCTCCCTCGTTACAGCAGATTAAATTTTCGTAGGGGAAGGGAGAGTTTTGATCTGATGTTGCCTTTAGACTGTTGGGATTGCCTTAGCTCAGAAcatttgaaagcattttgtCTTTACAGGCAgtgttttgaagttattttGAACATGAGGCTACTCAAAAGAGGTCACATTAATGTGTTACAGGCCTCCAGCAACCGTAGCAATAAATTGTTTGTGGGGCTAGTTAGAATTGACCTTTTTACTGATATTTCAACCCCTCAACCCGTAAATACGGGATTAATGTTATAAAGCAAGGACGTTAGAGCCATTGCAtcttggtgtttggttttgggaaTTCCAGAAGAGCTTCCAGGTATAAGCCCCCTGCATTTTGTTAACATCTGAAATCTTCATTCTccatttttgcaaaaaaatatttcactttctcAAACTATGTTCCTGAGCCTGTTACtaattaaaactttaattttaagGAAAGTTGGAAGGCTGAGTGAGAACTGGCTGTTCAGAAGATTCATGATTGTGACTGAGGATTACAACATGTCTAAAGAAATGCAAGAGCTACAGAAGCAATGGCACTCTGTGATGGAGGCCATCCACAGCAATGCAAATGTGGGTTTGGATTAtaattccatataaatatattcCTTTAACTCTCAGAATATCATActccaattttttaaaatgcaatttcaaagtatttttttttttaacagatagTTCTTGAGACTAAAATCATAGCTGTTGAAGCTGCACTGACATCTGTGCAACAAAAtgatttgttttcatgtttgtgCAAGAATGGGACTGGGAAGTCCAATTGTACCAATAGCAGACAGATTTATTTGCATTGCAGTTGCCTAAATTTGCAGTGTAGCCCTcatgcttttgaaaaaagagGCAACAGCTGCCCTCTGCAGACTTGACCTTTAAAATTATGTGTGATGCGATAAAAAcctgaatttcttttctttcatccaCAGGTTGTTGCATTTATGAATTCTCGTGTTGGACAATACTTAGATGATCGTCCTTTTGTTGCCTTATCCCTCCTGATGTTTCTTGCAGTGTCTGCTATTCCTGTGgcatttttcctgatttttgttGTTACAACAGCCATAATGGCCTGCATTGGTGTGATAGTTATGGAAGGTACTGTATGCATGCATGTACTTACCTATTTATgacatcttttcctttttgattcATTCTTATAGAGTTTCCAGTTCAAGCAATTGAAGATTTCTGCCTGTAGTTCTCAGGTCTCAGCAGTAGTGAAACTCCTAATACAAGAACAGTAATCTGATTAACTGTAGTCAGAAGtcctgtttccttttctaatCTCAACCACCAGGATACAGCTAAACCAATTATCTTGAGCACCTATGGCTTTTACAGTGGCTAGCTATTTTTTTGTAGGCTATTTTCTCAAATGGTTTGAAATGGGTTGTGGTAGAATGTCAGCTCTTTAACGTGCTTGTATAGAAACCTGTTTAAAtaacaaaactgattttcttttattaggTGTTGTAATAGCCA
The sequence above is a segment of the Heliangelus exortis chromosome 17, bHelExo1.hap1, whole genome shotgun sequence genome. Coding sequences within it:
- the LDAF1 gene encoding lipid droplet assembly factor 1, which translates into the protein MIVTEDYNMSKEMQELQKQWHSVMEAIHSNANVVAFMNSRVGQYLDDRPFVALSLLMFLAVSAIPVAFFLIFVVTTAIMACIGVIVMEGVVIAIGGIALLCVLCGLGALSLGVSGVLSLCYIVLSTLVNYWCASRGEIRKQDVNGSLPQKSASVVNLSASNGKNE